Part of the Arthrobacter sp. MMS18-M83 genome is shown below.
GAGTGAGAGTGTAACAGTGGGCAGTAGCGAAACCTCCACGCAGCGGATCCCGCCATTTATTTCCCTGGGGTCCGCGCGGGCAATGGCTGCGCCCTCGGCGTCGTTTGAATCTGCGCTGATGCGCACTAATTTGGTTGCAAATGCCGCTGTTTCACGTGAAACCTTGATTGTTGGAAGCGATAACGTCATAGACGCCATCGACGACTCCAGCCCGATTGCGCGCCAGCTCGCTAACGAGACCCGACGTCGGGAACGGCTGTTGGGACGCGAACTTCCCAAGCCGGAGAAGACCCGTATTTTCACGGTCTCCAATCAAAAAGGTGGGGTGGGCAAGACCACTACTACGGTCAACATTGCCGCCGCTCTGGCTTCCGCTGGACTCAATGTCCTGGTGATCGACATAGACCCCCAGGGCAATGCATCCACCGCTCTTGGCATTGAGCACCATGCCGATGTTGACAGCATCTATGATGTGCTGATCAATGACCTGCCCCTGCGGGACGTCGTGGCTCCTTGCCCCGACATTCCCAATCTCATCTGTGCGCCGGCCACGATTCACCTGGCTGGCGCCGAAATTGAGTTGGTCTCCCTTGTTGCACGTGAACAGCGTCTGCGCCGTGCAATCGATGTGTATTCGAAGGAACGCGCGAAGAACGGTGAAGGACGCTTGGACTTCATCTTCATCGACTGCCCGCCAAGCCTGGGCCTGTTGACCGTCAACGCTTTCTGCGCGGCCAGCGAGGTACTCATTCCCATCCAGTGCGAGTACTACGCCCTGGAAGGCCTCAGCCAACTCCTCAAGAACATCGAAATGATCCAGAAGCACCTCAATGCGGATCTGGTCGTTTCCACTATTCTGCTGACGATGTATGACGGCCGCACGAATCTTGCCGCGCAGGTAGCGTCGGAAGTTCGCCAGCATTTCCCGGAGCAGGTTCTCGGTGCCGTGGTTCCGCGCTCTGTGCGTATCTCAGAGGCTCCGAGCTACCAACAGACGGTGATGACTTACGATCCGTCATCCAGCGGCGCGTTGTCCTACATGGAAGCCGCCACGGAAATCGCCGAACGCTAGACTTTCTGAATCACTGCAACATCCTTGGCGGGCTCCATTCTTGCCATTCCACCGGAGGGACATACTAATGAGCGAAAAGCGACGAGGCCTGGGTAGGGGTCTTGGGGCTCTCATTCCCAGCTCCGCTTCCGCTGGTGCATCGGGCAATGGCGTTCCGGCATCGCGCCCTGTGGACCTCTTCTTTCCCGAGGCGCGCAAGGCACCAGAGACGGTGGATACTCCGCAGGTGCTTGAGACGGAGGTAGCGAAGAGCTCCCCCTCACGAGGATCCTCGTCCAAGAGTTCGACGGCGGCAAAGACTCCCGCGGCGAAGTCGCTGTCAGCGGAGATCTCCACCACGTCAAAGCCAGCCGCAGCGGAGGCAGCGAGTACCGATGCTGCGGGAGACGCCGTTTCCGACACTCGTCCCGGGGACGTGCCGGAGGTTGGGCTGGTCGAGGTTCCAGGAGCGCGTTTCGCCGAAATTCCCGTCGGTGACATCCACCCCAACCGTAAACAGCCGCGCAGCGTCTTCGATGAGGACGACATGGCGGAGCTGGTTCACTCCGTCAAGGAAATCGGCGTCCTCCAGCCAATTGTGGTACGTACTTCAACCGAAAAGGGTGGAGAACCGTATGAACTAGTCATGGGCGAGCGACGATGGAGGGCAGTTCAGGCCGCCGGCCTCGAAACAATCCCGGCGATCGTCCGTGACACGAATGACGATGACCTGCTTCGCGATGCTCTGCTGGAGAACCTCCACCGTAGCCAACTGAACCCCTTGGAAGAGGCAGCCGCATACCAGCAATTGCTTGAGGATTTCGGTACCACCCACGAGCAGTTGGCTGATCGCATTGGACGGTCGCGTCCGCAGGTGTCCAACACCATTCGTCTTCTCAAGCTTCCTCCCCTGGTCCAACGGCGCGTTGCCGCCAGCGTCCTGTCGGCGGGTCATGCCCGCGCATTGCTCGCACTGCCGGACGCCGCTGCGATGGAGCGACTTGCACAGAAGATCGTCGCCGAAGGGATGTCCGTTCGCGCCACTGAAGAAGCCGTGGCACTGTACCAGGATCCTACGGTGCCGACCAAGAACAGCATCCCGCGCCCCAATGCACGCCACGAGCGCTTGGATTACCTTGCTTCGTCTCTCTCTGATCGATTGGACACCAACGTGAAGATCACTTTGGGAGCACGTAAGGGACGGGTCAGCATTGAATTTGCGAGTGTCGAGGACCTGAACCGCATCATGGATGTGTTGTCGCCCGACGCCGAAGTCTAGTCTGTCCGATCTCTATGGAATGGGGTTTGCTTCTTAAGAAGCAGGCCCTATTTTCTTTGCCGGGTTGCTGGGCGCGTGTGGCTTTTCGTCGGTGATGACTCCTTCTCACCAGGTTCGCGTTCTCACCAGGTTCGTGCGCGCTGTTTGGTAGGGCGAGCGGCCTTGGAATGCCTCATGGCAGTGGCAAGTGTTTCACGTGAAACGATGGTTGTACTGCGGTGTCGCGCTTGGTTGAGGCACTCTTCC
Proteins encoded:
- a CDS encoding ParA family protein — protein: MGSSETSTQRIPPFISLGSARAMAAPSASFESALMRTNLVANAAVSRETLIVGSDNVIDAIDDSSPIARQLANETRRRERLLGRELPKPEKTRIFTVSNQKGGVGKTTTTVNIAAALASAGLNVLVIDIDPQGNASTALGIEHHADVDSIYDVLINDLPLRDVVAPCPDIPNLICAPATIHLAGAEIELVSLVAREQRLRRAIDVYSKERAKNGEGRLDFIFIDCPPSLGLLTVNAFCAASEVLIPIQCEYYALEGLSQLLKNIEMIQKHLNADLVVSTILLTMYDGRTNLAAQVASEVRQHFPEQVLGAVVPRSVRISEAPSYQQTVMTYDPSSSGALSYMEAATEIAER
- a CDS encoding ParB/RepB/Spo0J family partition protein, with the translated sequence MSEKRRGLGRGLGALIPSSASAGASGNGVPASRPVDLFFPEARKAPETVDTPQVLETEVAKSSPSRGSSSKSSTAAKTPAAKSLSAEISTTSKPAAAEAASTDAAGDAVSDTRPGDVPEVGLVEVPGARFAEIPVGDIHPNRKQPRSVFDEDDMAELVHSVKEIGVLQPIVVRTSTEKGGEPYELVMGERRWRAVQAAGLETIPAIVRDTNDDDLLRDALLENLHRSQLNPLEEAAAYQQLLEDFGTTHEQLADRIGRSRPQVSNTIRLLKLPPLVQRRVAASVLSAGHARALLALPDAAAMERLAQKIVAEGMSVRATEEAVALYQDPTVPTKNSIPRPNARHERLDYLASSLSDRLDTNVKITLGARKGRVSIEFASVEDLNRIMDVLSPDAEV